From Sulfuracidifex tepidarius, one genomic window encodes:
- the moaA gene encoding GTP 3',8-cyclase MoaA: MLDRFGRPVEDLRITLTHTCNFKCFFCHMEGEGDAVSGVSRRGIFRVTEISRDYGVRSVKLTGGEPTLRKDLFQIISDISSLGLEVSMTTNGFLLSSIAGKLKEAGLSRVNVSLHGSDPTSFKAVTGVDAFQRVIDGIKAALEYHLRPLKVNIVVTRKNLSDIENLLSMVERIGVDEVHLIEMHPVGHGREAFENHIFLKDLEEKLEKVSVRKELRSKHMRPRYVMSSGMVIEVVKPYANPLFCAGCNRIRLTADGKLKTCLYRDERVIDISSVLDEIDDVAYPLIRSAFEIAIAIREPNFKYKL, encoded by the coding sequence ATGCTTGACAGGTTCGGAAGGCCGGTTGAAGACCTAAGGATAACATTAACTCATACTTGCAACTTCAAGTGTTTCTTTTGTCACATGGAAGGCGAAGGCGACGCAGTATCCGGAGTATCTAGACGTGGGATATTTAGGGTAACGGAGATTTCAAGGGATTATGGAGTCAGGTCGGTTAAACTTACGGGTGGAGAACCCACGCTCAGGAAGGATTTGTTCCAGATCATCTCAGACATATCTTCCTTAGGGTTGGAAGTTTCCATGACTACTAATGGCTTTCTCTTATCTTCAATAGCGGGAAAACTGAAGGAAGCAGGATTATCTAGGGTTAACGTGAGCCTCCACGGGTCTGATCCTACGTCATTTAAGGCTGTGACCGGTGTAGACGCCTTTCAGAGGGTAATCGATGGAATCAAGGCAGCGTTGGAATATCATCTCAGACCATTGAAAGTGAACATAGTAGTGACAAGGAAGAACTTGAGCGATATAGAAAATCTGCTTTCCATGGTTGAGAGAATAGGAGTTGATGAAGTTCACTTGATAGAGATGCATCCAGTGGGTCATGGAAGGGAGGCATTTGAGAACCATATATTCCTAAAGGATCTGGAAGAAAAACTAGAGAAGGTATCCGTCAGGAAGGAGCTTAGATCCAAACACATGAGGCCTAGATACGTCATGAGCTCAGGTATGGTGATCGAGGTTGTAAAGCCTTACGCCAATCCCCTGTTCTGTGCTGGATGCAACAGGATAAGACTGACTGCAGACGGAAAACTAAAGACTTGTTTATACAGGGACGAAAGGGTTATAGATATTTCCTCTGTCCTAGACGAGATTGACGATGTAGCCTATCCGTTGATAAGGTCTGCATTTGAAATTGCGATAGCTATTAGAGAGCCCAACTTCAAATATAAGTTATGA
- a CDS encoding M24 family metallopeptidase, producing the protein MNRLGKLQKLQEENGLDCVMVAAEPNLYYYSNFEGAGVLTLKDGRFTLIVPELEKNRALEVKGVDVVSYFPFKIAEDTFEGSLTTALKNVLGNCGKLGVDLGWVNTPSYLQFKTLVDNISDISDVILNQRSIKDEEEIAMIKEAGKITSSAMKVGMDKVLSGKVNEKQVAGYIDLTMKEEGAEDYAFPSIVAFSENSAKPHHIPSDKVFEMGKPAVVDIGAKFGGYCFDSTRTFIPSPLEEVKKIYEIVLQAQLEAIDLVRDGVKASEIDTAARKVIEKAGFGKYFVHSTGHGVGIEVHEKPYVSFTSKDTLKENMVITAEPGIYIHGKFGVRIEDTLIVRKGKPEVLETTYKLL; encoded by the coding sequence ATGAATAGACTCGGGAAACTCCAGAAGCTCCAGGAAGAGAACGGACTAGATTGCGTCATGGTTGCAGCAGAACCAAATCTGTACTATTACTCTAACTTTGAAGGTGCAGGAGTACTCACTTTGAAGGACGGCAGATTTACCTTAATAGTTCCAGAGCTGGAGAAGAACCGTGCCCTAGAAGTAAAAGGAGTTGATGTGGTTAGCTATTTTCCATTCAAGATAGCGGAGGACACATTCGAAGGATCTCTAACTACAGCATTAAAGAACGTTTTAGGGAATTGCGGTAAACTAGGCGTGGATTTGGGATGGGTGAACACTCCTTCTTATCTTCAATTTAAGACCTTGGTAGACAACATTTCTGATATCTCTGACGTCATCCTGAATCAGAGGTCAATAAAGGACGAGGAGGAGATAGCGATGATAAAAGAGGCAGGTAAAATCACCTCGTCTGCGATGAAGGTTGGTATGGACAAAGTTCTATCTGGGAAAGTTAACGAGAAACAGGTCGCAGGTTACATAGACTTAACAATGAAGGAAGAAGGTGCGGAGGATTACGCTTTTCCTTCCATAGTAGCCTTCTCTGAGAACTCAGCTAAGCCTCATCATATTCCTTCAGATAAGGTATTTGAGATGGGAAAGCCAGCAGTGGTAGACATAGGAGCTAAATTCGGCGGCTATTGCTTCGATAGCACTAGGACATTCATCCCTTCACCTCTGGAAGAAGTGAAGAAAATCTACGAGATAGTTCTACAGGCTCAGTTGGAGGCAATCGATCTAGTGAGAGACGGAGTCAAGGCATCGGAAATAGACACGGCAGCGAGAAAGGTGATAGAGAAGGCTGGCTTCGGGAAGTATTTCGTCCATTCCACTGGCCACGGCGTAGGTATAGAAGTGCATGAGAAGCCTTACGTTTCATTCACGTCGAAGGATACGCTAAAAGAGAACATGGTGATAACGGCTGAGCCCGGAATTTACATTCACGGTAAGTTCGGGGTCAGAATTGAAGACACGCTGATAGTAAGGAAAGGGAAGCCTGAAGTGTTGGAAACCACTTATAAACTACTGTAA
- the folE gene encoding GTP cyclohydrolase I — protein sequence MEKIEYKEKAIEEISVRVKEILELLGEDVNREGLRETPTRVAKALYEMTSGLRTEPPEIKVFKLSETGDVEYEEDQLIVAKDVGFSSLCEHHLLPFIGKVHIAYVVGKGGKVAGFSKLIRITNYYASRPQIQERLVSQIADALMNSDVEPKGVLVIGSGVHMCSFVRGVKDREANLVSIATRGVLKTNRSLRNQAMRLIESSTKQNLL from the coding sequence ATGGAAAAGATAGAATACAAAGAGAAAGCCATAGAAGAGATATCAGTTCGTGTCAAAGAAATCCTAGAGTTATTAGGAGAGGATGTAAACAGGGAGGGACTGAGAGAAACCCCTACAAGGGTAGCGAAGGCACTTTACGAGATGACCTCAGGATTGAGGACAGAACCACCCGAGATAAAGGTATTCAAGTTGTCGGAAACCGGAGACGTGGAATACGAGGAAGATCAGCTAATTGTAGCTAAAGATGTAGGCTTCTCATCTTTATGTGAGCATCATTTACTTCCATTCATAGGTAAAGTACACATAGCGTATGTTGTTGGTAAAGGAGGAAAGGTAGCAGGATTCAGTAAGCTAATAAGGATAACCAATTATTACGCTTCCAGACCCCAGATTCAGGAAAGACTGGTATCGCAAATAGCCGATGCATTGATGAACAGCGACGTGGAACCTAAAGGAGTTCTAGTAATAGGGAGTGGAGTACACATGTGTTCCTTTGTTAGAGGCGTAAAGGACAGGGAAGCCAACTTGGTCTCCATCGCTACTAGGGGAGTTTTAAAGACAAATAGGTCATTGAGAAACCAAGCTATGAGGTTGATAGAATCCTCCACTAAGCAAAACTTATTATAA
- a CDS encoding DUF7343 domain-containing protein, translating into MSSKKLILSILRENGGYLPQSRLKEITGLSKSRLSEILSELEKEGEISREKIIGRNLSVSLRNSLRIGIINAAEYPFIIPFYKKVKEKGYNPKLEVYSDGVSLTKDLVLGKLEVVMSPLVTQIFFNRIFGNITILSGGAKGGGGIVGENCGKVGSTFISSMEAWTLEYCKEADIVHMRSPTELIEKLDRKEVDAVAIWEPYLTLLKSRGIKVNYFEHEHCCTLAIRKDVTKAEEIKRIYEESFSEFLSSKERWISDYSNFLNFDHNVLSDAVKTYEFDSYLDPKEMQKNRKISISLKN; encoded by the coding sequence ATGTCAAGTAAGAAGCTTATTTTGTCAATACTTAGAGAGAATGGAGGCTACCTTCCGCAGTCCAGACTCAAGGAGATCACCGGTTTATCTAAAAGTAGGTTGTCGGAAATCCTTTCTGAGCTAGAGAAGGAAGGTGAGATTTCAAGAGAAAAGATAATTGGAAGGAACCTCTCCGTCTCTCTGAGGAATTCGCTTAGAATAGGCATAATAAATGCTGCAGAGTACCCTTTCATTATTCCTTTTTATAAGAAGGTGAAAGAGAAAGGTTATAACCCGAAGCTGGAAGTCTATAGTGATGGTGTTTCTCTAACTAAAGACTTAGTTCTAGGTAAGCTCGAAGTTGTCATGTCACCTCTCGTGACTCAGATTTTCTTCAATAGGATATTTGGTAACATAACAATTCTATCTGGCGGAGCTAAAGGAGGAGGGGGTATTGTGGGCGAAAACTGTGGCAAGGTAGGCTCCACGTTTATTTCTAGCATGGAAGCTTGGACATTGGAGTACTGTAAAGAGGCCGACATAGTTCACATGAGAAGTCCTACTGAGCTCATTGAGAAGCTCGATAGGAAAGAAGTTGATGCAGTAGCTATCTGGGAGCCTTATCTTACTTTGCTAAAGAGTAGAGGAATAAAGGTAAATTACTTTGAGCATGAACATTGCTGTACATTAGCAATAAGGAAAGATGTCACTAAGGCTGAGGAAATTAAGAGGATTTATGAAGAGTCCTTCTCAGAGTTCCTCAGTTCAAAGGAGAGATGGATAAGTGATTACTCTAATTTCCTTAATTTCGACCATAACGTGCTAAGTGACGCAGTCAAAACATATGAGTTCGATAGTTATCTTGATCCTAAGGAGATGCAGAAAAACAGAAAAATATCAATCAGTTTAAAAAATTAA
- the glnA gene encoding type I glutamate--ammonia ligase yields the protein MPKSAEDVLKLIKENNLGWVDLQFTDLPGRLHHITIPSTDVELESFKSGFGKLDGSSIRGFTEIFESDMVLMPLAETASLIPWSPGVMRILTDVYWGGGKGRFERDPRGVANTAEKFQQDRGYKSFFGPELEFFLFDKVDLDVATPQSGTGYKVHARESPWDNSGSFMIRYKEGYYPAPPVDKLMDVRVEIVDTLVKYFGFTIEATHHEVATAGQGEIDFRFSTLTDTADKVQTLKYVTKNIAAKHGLTATFMPKPIYGDNGTGMHTHFSLWSNEGKNLMFDPNDEYAEISQIGRYVIGGILHHARALSAIASPSVNSYRRLVPGFEAPVYTAWSKGNRSAIIRVPSYFRGIEKAKRIEYRAPDPSCNPYLLFSAVLMAAMDGVNRKIDPGNPVDENIYHLTPEKRREKGIRELPRSLDEALDELESDKEFLKPVFSNSIIDTYIDLKRQEAKTMQMYPHPMELYYYLDS from the coding sequence ATGCCAAAGTCAGCAGAGGATGTGCTCAAGTTAATAAAAGAGAACAACTTAGGATGGGTAGATCTCCAGTTCACAGACCTACCGGGTAGGTTACATCACATAACTATACCGTCCACAGATGTTGAGCTTGAAAGCTTCAAGAGCGGATTTGGAAAGCTCGATGGTAGCAGTATAAGAGGTTTCACAGAGATCTTCGAGAGCGACATGGTATTAATGCCGTTGGCTGAAACCGCGTCCCTAATTCCTTGGTCCCCTGGGGTCATGAGAATACTCACTGACGTATATTGGGGTGGAGGAAAGGGAAGGTTTGAGAGAGATCCAAGAGGAGTTGCTAACACTGCAGAGAAGTTTCAGCAAGACCGTGGATACAAATCATTCTTCGGCCCTGAATTAGAGTTCTTCCTTTTCGATAAGGTAGATTTAGACGTAGCTACACCTCAGTCTGGCACAGGGTACAAAGTCCATGCAAGGGAGTCCCCTTGGGATAACAGCGGTTCGTTCATGATCAGATATAAGGAAGGGTACTATCCCGCTCCTCCTGTAGACAAACTAATGGATGTGAGGGTGGAAATTGTAGATACCCTAGTTAAATACTTCGGATTCACAATTGAGGCAACACACCACGAGGTAGCCACTGCAGGTCAAGGAGAAATAGATTTCAGGTTCTCTACTTTAACCGACACAGCTGACAAAGTACAAACGTTAAAGTACGTTACTAAGAACATAGCAGCTAAACACGGCTTAACAGCCACATTCATGCCCAAGCCAATTTACGGAGACAACGGGACGGGAATGCACACTCATTTCAGTTTGTGGAGTAATGAAGGTAAAAACTTGATGTTCGATCCTAACGACGAATATGCTGAGATAAGCCAGATTGGCAGATACGTGATAGGAGGCATCCTTCATCACGCTAGAGCTTTGTCAGCAATAGCGTCTCCATCTGTAAACAGTTACAGGAGACTAGTCCCAGGTTTTGAGGCACCAGTCTACACTGCATGGAGCAAAGGTAATAGAAGTGCAATAATTAGAGTACCGTCGTATTTTAGAGGCATCGAGAAAGCTAAAAGAATCGAATACAGAGCTCCTGATCCTTCATGTAATCCATATCTTCTGTTCTCTGCAGTTCTTATGGCTGCAATGGATGGAGTAAATAGAAAGATTGACCCAGGCAATCCTGTAGACGAGAACATTTACCACCTGACACCTGAAAAGAGGAGGGAGAAAGGAATAAGGGAGCTTCCCAGAAGTTTAGACGAGGCTCTCGACGAGCTAGAAAGCGACAAGGAGTTCTTGAAGCCAGTCTTCAGTAATTCCATAATCGATACATACATAGACCTTAAGAGGCAGGAAGCTAAGACCATGCAAATGTACCCACATCCGATGGAGCTTTACTACTACTTGGACTCCTGA
- a CDS encoding ATP-binding cassette domain-containing protein, translating into MMECSVKKRLKDFFLDVNLKEEGNIAITGENGSGKSTLARIVSGSLKQDEGYVRINGRDVTHKKPGERGVVLVTPSSFVPNFTPFKHLKWGYKAGLKRGNILDLETVIQELKLPVTEKKLSELSLGNRERVSLATALIGRPDVIIADEAFSNINDRESFMQSFISLCKKNSIQLIYITQDIKDVNHAEHHYIMRNGRLEREY; encoded by the coding sequence ATGATGGAGTGTTCCGTTAAGAAGAGGCTGAAAGACTTCTTCCTCGATGTTAACCTCAAAGAAGAGGGGAACATCGCTATAACGGGCGAAAACGGAAGCGGGAAATCTACGCTCGCTAGAATAGTAAGCGGATCACTTAAACAGGACGAAGGTTACGTTAGAATAAATGGAAGAGACGTGACCCACAAGAAACCGGGAGAGAGAGGAGTGGTTCTAGTTACTCCTTCCTCTTTCGTTCCGAATTTCACTCCTTTTAAGCACTTGAAATGGGGATATAAAGCAGGACTGAAAAGAGGTAACATTCTAGATTTAGAGACGGTAATTCAGGAGCTGAAGTTACCCGTAACTGAGAAGAAGCTCAGCGAACTAAGTCTAGGCAACAGAGAGAGAGTTTCCCTTGCCACAGCGTTAATAGGGAGACCTGACGTCATAATTGCGGACGAGGCCTTCTCTAACATAAATGATAGAGAGTCGTTCATGCAAAGTTTCATTTCTTTATGTAAAAAGAATTCTATACAATTAATCTATATCACACAAGATATAAAAGACGTTAACCATGCTGAGCACCACTATATCATGAGAAACGGTAGATTGGAAAGAGAATACTAG
- the trxA gene encoding thioredoxin — protein MSEVDKLVKEVSERLSSLANSIKEVPSELQQVEDENIDEVLKNNRVVVLDFWATWCAPCHLYEPVFKKVASKYKEKAFFGRVNVDENNKTADKYNIMNIPTTLIFVNGGLEDTLVGAIDEETLEKAITKYLQ, from the coding sequence ATGTCGGAAGTAGACAAGCTGGTAAAGGAGGTCTCTGAAAGGCTTTCGAGTTTAGCTAATTCCATAAAGGAAGTCCCATCTGAACTGCAACAAGTTGAAGATGAGAACATTGATGAAGTACTTAAGAACAACAGGGTAGTTGTCCTGGATTTTTGGGCAACGTGGTGTGCCCCGTGCCACCTTTATGAGCCAGTGTTCAAGAAAGTAGCGTCCAAGTACAAGGAGAAAGCTTTCTTCGGCAGAGTAAATGTGGACGAGAACAATAAGACCGCAGACAAGTATAATATCATGAACATACCTACTACCTTAATATTTGTCAATGGAGGGCTTGAGGACACTCTCGTAGGAGCTATAGACGAGGAAACTTTAGAGAAAGCTATAACTAAATATCTGCAATGA